A DNA window from Thermus tengchongensis contains the following coding sequences:
- a CDS encoding CdaR family protein, with protein MRDWGSFLLALLAAVAVWYSLRERAPVVERAVSVPLQVVGLGEERTAEGVPKEVMLRLRGPAPLVEGARLPVSAYLDLSGAEGAFAREVRVAVPQGVEVLEIRPARVEGRVEAILTRTLPVEVLSQGAWVETQPAFVEAKGPRSQVEEAVAAVGLDLGGEAVGLTAFGPRGPLLGVELAPQEVRVVQREAPFFRKEVAVVLRPPVGLKVLDYAPKTLEVVGPKEALEGLAEVEARPQGGFRPGEVSGPLVLNLPPGVRVLGEVLGRVRLALE; from the coding sequence GTGCGTGACTGGGGGAGCTTTCTCCTGGCCCTTTTGGCAGCTGTGGCCGTCTGGTACTCCCTAAGGGAGAGGGCTCCGGTGGTGGAGCGGGCGGTGAGCGTGCCCCTGCAGGTGGTGGGCTTGGGGGAGGAGCGCACGGCGGAAGGGGTGCCCAAGGAGGTGATGTTGCGCTTAAGGGGGCCGGCCCCCCTGGTGGAGGGGGCCAGGCTCCCCGTTTCCGCCTACCTGGACCTCTCCGGGGCGGAGGGGGCCTTTGCCCGGGAGGTGCGGGTGGCTGTGCCCCAGGGGGTAGAGGTCCTGGAGATCCGCCCCGCCCGGGTGGAGGGCCGGGTGGAGGCCATCCTCACCCGCACCCTTCCGGTGGAGGTTCTTTCCCAAGGGGCGTGGGTGGAAACCCAGCCCGCCTTTGTGGAGGCCAAGGGGCCGCGGAGCCAGGTGGAGGAAGCGGTGGCCGCGGTGGGCCTGGACCTGGGAGGGGAGGCGGTGGGCCTCACCGCCTTCGGTCCCCGGGGTCCCCTCCTGGGGGTGGAACTTGCTCCCCAGGAGGTGCGGGTGGTGCAGCGGGAGGCTCCCTTCTTCCGCAAGGAGGTGGCCGTGGTCCTCAGGCCCCCGGTGGGCCTCAAGGTGCTGGACTATGCCCCCAAGACCTTGGAGGTGGTGGGACCCAAAGAGGCCTTGGAAGGGCTAGCCGAGGTAGAGGCCAGGCCCCAAGGGGGCTTTCGCCCAGGGGAGGTCTCGGGTCCTCTTGTCCTTAACCTGCCCCCAGGGGTGAGGGTTCTGGGGGAGGTTTTGGGGAGGGTGCGGCTTGCGCTAGAATAG